The following proteins are encoded in a genomic region of Ostrea edulis chromosome 7, xbOstEdul1.1, whole genome shotgun sequence:
- the LOC125663999 gene encoding uncharacterized protein LOC125663999, protein MHSNYCDIPSDHEPDHGNETTNVMKTKDAGTLCDPDPLSKENEKLQEELRETKRDLQRERWGVHRIADNDSLTKFYTSLPTFAMFLWLFSYLKDKCERMTYWTGESHTLPGTDRTRARRSHLQPIDQLLAVLMRNRLGLFVQDIAERFCIAPSTFSKYYTTWLCLLHKELKFLNPFPAKDVVQRTMPSQFKKIPNTRIIIDCTEIFIQKSSSLTNQSLTFSNYKNHNTAKSLVGITPSGIISFVSEGWGGKVSDRQITEESGLLDLLEPGDSVMADKGFTITDLLKQRGCYLNIPPFLRNDHQFAVEDVYNTQEIAQLRIHVERSIGRVKNFHIFDGVLPLSMIPLVSKLFQVCCWLSNLDVPLVEDK, encoded by the exons ATGCATTCCAATTATTGTGATATACCTTCAGATCATGAACCAGATCATGGAAATGAGACTACAAATGTCATGAAAACCAAGGATGCAG gtACTTTGTGCGACCCTGACCCTCTTTCAAAAGAGAATGAAAAACTGCAGGAAGAGTTGCGGGAGACCAAACGTGATCTACAGAGAGAAAGATGGGGAGTTCACAGGATAGCAGACAATGACAGCCTGACAAAGTTCTATACCAGTCTTCCAACCTTTGCAATGTTTCTCTGGCTGTTCAGCTACCTGAAGGATAAGTGTGAAAGGATGACCTATTGGACTGGGGAGAGCCATACGTTGCCAGGGACAGACAGGACAAGAGCGCGTAGGTCCCATCTCCAACCCATAGATCAGCTTCTTGCTGTCCTTATGAGAAACCGTTTGGGTCTTTTTGTCCAGGACATTGCAGAGCGGTTTTGTATAGCTCCTAGCACATTCTCGAAATATTACACCACCTGGCTATGTCTTCTTCATAAAGAACTGAAATTCCTTAATCCATTTCCAGCCAAAGATGTTGTTCAGCGCACAATGCCctctcaatttaaaaaaattcctaataCACGTATCATTATAGACTGCactgaaatatttattcaaaaatcaTCCAGTTTAACAAATCAGtcattaacattttcaaattacaagAATCATAATACAGCTAAATCTTTGGTTGGCATCACTCCATCTGGTATTATATCATTTGTTTCTGAGGGGTGGGGTGGAAAAGTCTCTGACCGACAAATCACAGAAGAGTCAGGCCTATTGGACCTTTTAGAACCAGGTGATAGCGTTATGGCAGATAAGGGTTTCACGATAACAGATTTGCTTAAACAGAGAGGATGCTATCTTAATATCCCCCCTTTTTTACGTAATGACCATCAATTTGCTGTGGAAGATGTATATAATACTCAGGAAATTGCACAGCTCCGTATACATGTAGAGCGTAGTATAGGCCGAGtaaaaaactttcatatttttgatGGTGTTTTGCCATTGTCAATGATACCACTTGTCAGTAAGTTATTTCAAGTATGCTGTTGGCTCTCGAATCTTGATGTACCCCTTGTGGAAGATAAGTAA